In one window of Streptomyces sp. FXJ1.172 DNA:
- a CDS encoding VOC family protein codes for MNHDTPAGGGPRRGDVVSTHSVFGAPCWVSLTSRDLGTTQEFYTAVLGWRWRGVKLGEHFRVALADGVPVAGIAAVAAMWQMAVAWTPYFAVPDADVAVSRARERGGTAAVGPLSFPPGRAALLADRDGATFGIWQGELVGNWEAWRRASPTFIRLHTRDAFDAAMFYGEILDWATGRPGCCQVEYEGGEVVLRSQGDIVARIDSGAVESAPDPSVRPHWQIHFAVADVLDCARAAEKHGGSVLSEAEDEAILRDPDGAQFTVTSRRGR; via the coding sequence ATGAACCATGACACCCCCGCCGGCGGTGGACCACGTCGAGGCGACGTCGTGTCCACGCACTCCGTCTTCGGCGCCCCGTGCTGGGTGAGCCTGACCAGCCGCGACCTCGGGACCACCCAGGAGTTCTACACGGCCGTCCTCGGCTGGCGCTGGCGCGGCGTCAAACTCGGCGAGCACTTCCGCGTAGCGCTGGCGGACGGGGTGCCGGTGGCGGGGATCGCCGCCGTCGCCGCCATGTGGCAGATGGCGGTCGCCTGGACGCCGTACTTCGCCGTGCCCGACGCCGACGTGGCGGTGTCCCGGGCGCGCGAGCGCGGCGGTACGGCGGCCGTCGGCCCGCTGTCCTTCCCGCCGGGCCGGGCCGCGCTGCTCGCCGACCGGGACGGGGCGACCTTCGGGATCTGGCAGGGGGAACTGGTCGGCAACTGGGAGGCGTGGCGGCGGGCGTCGCCGACGTTCATCCGGCTGCACACGCGCGACGCCTTCGACGCCGCGATGTTCTACGGCGAGATCCTCGACTGGGCGACCGGGCGGCCGGGCTGCTGCCAGGTGGAGTACGAGGGCGGCGAGGTGGTGCTGCGCAGCCAGGGCGACATCGTGGCCCGGATCGACTCGGGCGCGGTGGAGTCGGCGCCGGATCCCTCCGTACGGCCGCACTGGCAGATCCACTTCGCCGTCGCGGACGTCCTGGACTGCGCCCGCGCGGCCGAGAAGCACGGCGGCAGTGTGCTGAGCGAGGCGGAGGACGAGGCGATCCTGCGGGATCCGGACGGGGCGCAGTTCACGGTGACCTCACGCCGGGGGCGTTAG
- a CDS encoding MarR family winged helix-turn-helix transcriptional regulator, whose product MEHEALPEELADTLVRIQRLIRRRLRGGLTLPRLRGGEVELLRLVESRPGIGISDAAKALHLAGNSVSTLVNQLVKGGYLLRETDPADRRAARLLLTGAAEKRLADWQRRRAELVGRHVSRLDEADREALRAALPALRKLAATLHEEAEEP is encoded by the coding sequence GTGGAACACGAGGCCCTCCCGGAGGAGCTGGCCGACACGCTGGTGCGGATACAGCGGCTGATCCGGCGGCGCCTGCGCGGCGGACTCACCCTGCCGCGGCTGCGCGGCGGCGAGGTGGAGCTGCTGCGGCTGGTCGAGTCCCGGCCCGGCATCGGCATCTCGGACGCGGCCAAGGCGCTGCACCTGGCGGGCAACTCCGTGTCGACCCTGGTCAATCAGCTGGTCAAGGGCGGATACCTGCTCCGGGAGACCGACCCGGCCGACCGGCGGGCCGCGCGCCTGCTGCTGACCGGGGCCGCCGAGAAAAGGCTCGCCGACTGGCAGCGCCGCCGGGCCGAGCTGGTCGGCCGGCATGTCTCCCGGCTCGACGAGGCCGACCGGGAAGCCCTCCGCGCGGCGCTGCCCGCGCTGCGCAAGCTGGCCGCCACCCTGCACGAGGAGGCCGAGGAACCATGA
- a CDS encoding ABC transporter ATP-binding protein, translating into MTSDSDTAGPPGGPAEEGVAEGVTEAVACSGLAYAFGDTKAVDGLDLAVCAGEVFGLLGPNGAGKTTAIRCITTLLPVPAGMVRVFGHDTARERMAVRRLLGYVPQQLSADSGLTGRENVALFARVFDVSRRERAARVAQALTAVGLADAADRLAGTYSGGMVRRLELAQALVSAPRLLILDEPTIGLDPIARTGVWEHINAVRAATGMTVLVTTHYMDEADQYCDRVGLMHRGRIRALGTPAELRRGLAERQGTGTLPTLEDVFRDVAGSGLEDTSQGGFRDVRSTRRTAHRVG; encoded by the coding sequence ATGACGAGTGACAGCGACACCGCCGGCCCGCCCGGCGGCCCAGCCGAAGAAGGCGTCGCCGAGGGAGTCACCGAGGCCGTCGCCTGCAGCGGTCTCGCCTACGCGTTCGGCGACACCAAAGCCGTCGACGGGCTCGACCTGGCCGTGTGCGCGGGCGAGGTCTTCGGACTGCTCGGCCCCAACGGCGCGGGCAAGACCACCGCCATCCGCTGCATCACCACCCTCCTGCCCGTCCCCGCCGGCATGGTCCGCGTCTTCGGCCATGACACCGCGAGGGAGCGCATGGCGGTGCGCCGGCTCCTCGGCTACGTCCCGCAGCAGTTGTCCGCCGACAGCGGGCTCACCGGCCGGGAGAACGTCGCCCTGTTCGCCCGCGTCTTCGACGTCTCCCGCCGCGAGCGCGCCGCCCGCGTCGCCCAGGCCCTCACCGCCGTCGGCCTCGCCGACGCCGCCGACCGGCTCGCCGGCACCTACTCCGGGGGCATGGTCCGCCGGCTCGAACTCGCCCAGGCCCTGGTCAGCGCGCCACGCCTGCTGATCCTCGACGAGCCGACGATCGGCCTGGACCCGATCGCCCGCACCGGCGTCTGGGAGCACATCAACGCCGTACGCGCCGCGACCGGCATGACCGTCCTCGTCACCACCCACTACATGGACGAGGCCGACCAGTACTGCGACCGGGTGGGCCTGATGCACCGCGGCCGGATCCGTGCGCTCGGCACCCCGGCCGAGCTGCGCCGGGGCCTGGCCGAACGCCAGGGCACCGGCACCCTGCCCACGCTGGAGGACGTCTTCCGCGACGTCGCCGGCAGCGGCCTCGAGGACACGTCCCAAGGAGGATTCCGCGATGTCCGCAGCACCCGCCGCACCGCGCACCGAGTCGGCTGA
- a CDS encoding ABC transporter permease encodes MSAAPAAPRTESADRTDLLLTPPVPRAGWRVLPARVVAMCAVELQKLRHDRTELYTRAVQPALWLLIFGQTFTRIRAIPTGGIPYIDFMAPGIIAQSAMFIAIFYGIQIIWERDAGILNKLLVTPTPRSALITGKAFAAGVKSLIQAVVVIVIAAVLGVALTWNPLRLLGVAAAVVLASAFFSCLSMTIAGIVISRDRLMGIGQAITMPLFFGSNALYPVSVMPGWLRAVSKVNPLSYQVDALRGLLLGTPSHLAFDFAVLAVAAGLGVTAASSLLGRLAR; translated from the coding sequence ATGTCCGCAGCACCCGCCGCACCGCGCACCGAGTCGGCTGACCGCACGGATCTCCTGCTCACCCCGCCCGTGCCCCGCGCGGGCTGGCGGGTGCTGCCCGCCAGGGTCGTCGCCATGTGCGCGGTCGAGCTGCAAAAGCTGCGCCACGACCGCACGGAGCTGTACACGCGCGCCGTCCAGCCCGCCCTGTGGCTGCTGATATTCGGCCAGACCTTCACCCGCATACGGGCGATACCGACGGGCGGCATCCCGTACATCGACTTCATGGCGCCCGGCATCATCGCCCAGTCGGCGATGTTCATCGCGATCTTCTACGGCATCCAGATCATCTGGGAGCGCGACGCCGGCATCCTGAACAAACTCCTCGTCACCCCGACGCCCCGCTCGGCGCTGATCACCGGCAAGGCGTTCGCGGCCGGCGTGAAGTCGCTGATCCAGGCCGTCGTCGTCATCGTCATCGCGGCCGTCCTCGGCGTGGCGCTGACCTGGAACCCGCTCAGACTGCTCGGCGTCGCCGCGGCCGTCGTCCTCGCCTCCGCCTTCTTCTCGTGCCTGTCGATGACCATCGCGGGCATCGTGATCAGCCGCGACCGGCTGATGGGCATCGGCCAGGCGATCACCATGCCGCTGTTCTTCGGCTCCAACGCCCTCTACCCCGTTTCGGTGATGCCGGGCTGGCTCCGGGCCGTCAGCAAGGTCAACCCGCTGAGCTATCAAGTCGACGCCCTGCGCGGGCTGCTGCTCGGCACGCCGTCGCATCTGGCCTTCGATTTCGCGGTGCTGGCGGTCGCCGCCGGGCTCGGCGTCACCGCGGCCTCGTCGTTGCTCGGCCGGCTGGCCCGGTGA
- a CDS encoding ATP-dependent DNA ligase yields the protein MLATAGRLPPAAQDARWAYETKQDGQRTMVYLPGDGSVRLRARSGEDITAAYPELRPLGGALGGAPAVLDGEVLALDERGRADFQLLQSRMGLAHSPARAARRAAEVPVHLALFDVPHLGESLLRQPYARRRVRLEELGLAGPYWSTPAAVTGHGAEALAATREHGLEGLVCKRLDSVYEPGVRSRAWIKIRNVRAEDVIVGGWLPGRGRLTGLPGALLAGQRDKGGRLRYVGGVGTGWSEAERAELARLLEAGASSRCPFEPVPRIAGARWVLPRLVGEVGYSTRTRAGLLRQPSWLRLRPDLTPEESAADLPEDLG from the coding sequence ATGCTCGCCACTGCGGGCAGGCTGCCGCCCGCCGCCCAGGACGCGCGGTGGGCGTACGAGACCAAGCAGGACGGCCAGCGGACGATGGTCTACCTGCCCGGGGACGGCAGTGTGCGCCTGCGCGCCCGCTCGGGCGAGGACATCACCGCGGCCTATCCCGAACTCCGGCCGCTCGGCGGCGCCCTCGGCGGTGCACCGGCCGTACTGGACGGCGAGGTGCTGGCCCTGGACGAGCGGGGCCGGGCCGACTTCCAGCTGCTGCAGAGCCGGATGGGCCTCGCGCACTCCCCCGCGCGGGCGGCACGCCGAGCGGCCGAAGTGCCGGTCCACCTGGCCCTGTTCGACGTGCCCCACCTGGGTGAATCCCTGCTGCGGCAGCCGTACGCACGGCGCCGGGTCCGGCTCGAGGAGCTGGGTCTGGCGGGGCCGTACTGGTCGACGCCCGCCGCGGTCACCGGGCACGGTGCCGAGGCGCTCGCGGCGACCAGGGAACACGGCCTGGAGGGCCTCGTGTGCAAGCGGCTGGACTCGGTGTACGAGCCCGGCGTGCGCTCCCGCGCCTGGATCAAGATCCGGAACGTGCGGGCCGAGGACGTGATCGTCGGCGGCTGGCTGCCCGGCAGGGGACGGCTGACCGGGCTTCCCGGCGCACTGCTGGCCGGTCAGCGCGACAAGGGCGGCCGGCTGCGGTACGTCGGCGGGGTGGGCACCGGCTGGAGCGAGGCGGAGCGCGCGGAACTGGCCCGGCTGCTCGAGGCCGGCGCGAGCAGCCGGTGCCCCTTCGAGCCGGTGCCGCGGATCGCGGGGGCCCGCTGGGTGCTGCCACGGCTGGTCGGCGAGGTCGGCTACAGCACCCGTACCCGGGCCGGGCTGCTGCGCCAGCCGTCCTGGCTGCGGCTGCGCCCGGATCTCACCCCGGAGGAGTCGGCGGCCGACCTGCCCGAGGATCTCGGGTGA
- a CDS encoding TetR/AcrR family transcriptional regulator codes for MARRTARTEQVSATREAILGAAERLFAEHGVYAVSNRQVSEAAGQGNNAAVGYHFGTKADLVRAVARRHAEHIETLRERALAAAGDSTDVRDWVDCLVRPVTEHLAGLGSPTWYARFCAQVMTDPALHEIMVEESMTSPALRQAIEALNRTLPELPPEVRAERGQMVRQLILHTCAERERALAEGTSTPRASWAEAATGLADAIVGLWLAPVSDGSRRVPRT; via the coding sequence ATGGCGCGCAGGACGGCGCGGACCGAACAGGTGAGCGCGACGCGGGAGGCGATCCTGGGCGCGGCGGAGCGGCTGTTCGCCGAGCACGGCGTGTACGCCGTCTCCAACCGTCAGGTCAGCGAGGCCGCCGGTCAGGGCAACAACGCGGCGGTCGGCTACCACTTCGGGACCAAGGCCGACCTGGTCCGCGCGGTCGCCCGGCGGCACGCCGAACACATCGAGACCCTCCGGGAGCGGGCGCTGGCGGCGGCCGGCGACTCCACGGACGTACGCGACTGGGTCGACTGCCTGGTGCGCCCGGTGACCGAGCACCTGGCCGGGCTCGGCAGCCCCACCTGGTACGCCCGGTTCTGCGCCCAGGTGATGACCGACCCGGCGCTGCACGAGATCATGGTCGAGGAGTCCATGACCTCACCGGCGCTCCGGCAGGCGATCGAGGCCCTGAACCGCACCCTGCCCGAACTGCCGCCCGAGGTACGCGCCGAACGCGGCCAGATGGTGCGCCAGTTGATCCTGCACACCTGCGCCGAGCGCGAACGGGCCCTCGCCGAGGGCACCTCGACCCCGCGCGCCAGTTGGGCGGAGGCGGCCACCGGACTCGCCGACGCGATCGTGGGCCTGTGGCTGGCACCGGTGAGCGATGGCTCCCGCCGTGTCCCGCGCACGTGA
- a CDS encoding zinc-binding dehydrogenase: MSEYLLVENAVPGRSVAVFPGTVPFDVASLNEPMAVALHCVNRSGARPSEKAVVFGAGPIGLGAAIWLKLRGVAHVVVVDVLPDRLATALAGGADAVIDSTQEDVAARLAELHGQSANALGQPRPGTDVYIDAAGAPAVFDTVVGAAKWGARLVMAAVQKKGAGIDLGGMLRSELTLIASQGHPSEIFEVTPQLIEHHERFARLISHRVPFAEADRAFRPARTPGTAEKVVVTVDV, from the coding sequence ATGAGCGAGTACCTGCTGGTCGAGAACGCCGTGCCCGGCCGGAGCGTGGCCGTTTTCCCCGGCACCGTGCCCTTCGACGTCGCCTCGCTCAACGAGCCGATGGCCGTCGCCCTGCACTGCGTCAACCGGTCCGGGGCGCGGCCGTCGGAGAAGGCGGTGGTCTTCGGCGCCGGGCCGATCGGACTCGGCGCCGCGATCTGGCTGAAGCTGCGGGGCGTGGCGCACGTCGTCGTGGTCGACGTCCTGCCGGACCGGCTGGCGACGGCCCTCGCCGGCGGCGCGGACGCGGTGATCGACTCGACGCAGGAGGACGTGGCCGCCCGGCTGGCCGAACTGCACGGGCAGAGCGCCAACGCGCTCGGCCAGCCCCGTCCGGGCACCGACGTCTACATCGACGCGGCCGGGGCCCCCGCCGTCTTCGACACGGTCGTCGGCGCCGCCAAGTGGGGCGCCCGGCTGGTCATGGCCGCCGTGCAGAAGAAAGGCGCCGGGATCGACCTCGGCGGCATGCTGCGCAGCGAACTGACCCTGATCGCCTCCCAGGGACACCCGAGTGAGATCTTCGAGGTCACGCCCCAGCTGATCGAGCACCACGAGCGGTTCGCCCGGCTGATCAGCCACCGCGTGCCCTTCGCCGAGGCAGATCGCGCCTTCCGGCCGGCACGCACACCGGGGACCGCCGAGAAGGTCGTGGTCACCGTCGACGTCTAG
- a CDS encoding EamA family transporter — protein MATMFASGLSNQTGAAVGALAFPVLGPLGVVAVRQYVAALALLAVGRPRLRSFTWRQWWPVLLLAGVFGTMNLTLYSAVDRIGLGLAVTLEFLGPLAVALCSARRRLDAGCAVLAAAGVVVLMRPRPSADYAGMALGLVAACCWASYILLNRVVGRRIPGAQGAAAAATVSALAFLPAGIAVALRHPPTAGALLCAVTAGALSSAVPYLADLLTLRHVPAQTFGLFMSVNPVLAAVAGWVVLGQDLGGAEWAAVGAVVAANAVSISTAGD, from the coding sequence GTGGCCACCATGTTCGCCAGCGGGCTCTCCAACCAGACCGGTGCCGCCGTCGGCGCGCTGGCCTTCCCCGTCCTCGGCCCGCTCGGCGTGGTCGCGGTGCGCCAGTACGTCGCCGCGCTCGCCCTGCTCGCCGTCGGCCGGCCCCGGCTGCGGAGCTTCACCTGGCGGCAGTGGTGGCCGGTGCTGCTGCTGGCCGGGGTGTTCGGCACGATGAACCTCACCCTGTACAGCGCCGTCGACCGGATCGGCCTGGGGCTCGCGGTGACCCTGGAGTTCCTCGGGCCGCTCGCCGTCGCCCTTTGCTCCGCACGGCGCCGGCTGGACGCCGGGTGCGCGGTGCTGGCCGCGGCCGGGGTGGTCGTCCTGATGCGTCCGCGCCCCTCAGCCGACTACGCCGGAATGGCCCTCGGCCTGGTCGCCGCGTGCTGCTGGGCCTCGTACATCCTGCTCAACCGCGTCGTCGGGCGGCGCATACCCGGCGCGCAGGGCGCCGCGGCCGCCGCGACGGTGTCCGCGCTGGCCTTCCTGCCGGCCGGCATCGCCGTCGCCCTGCGTCATCCGCCGACGGCCGGGGCCCTCCTGTGCGCGGTGACGGCCGGCGCCCTGTCGTCCGCCGTGCCGTACCTGGCCGACCTGCTGACCCTGCGCCATGTCCCCGCGCAGACCTTCGGCCTGTTCATGAGCGTCAACCCGGTCCTCGCGGCCGTGGCCGGCTGGGTCGTCCTCGGCCAGGACCTGGGCGGTGCGGAGTGGGCGGCCGTCGGCGCGGTGGTGGCGGCGAACGCGGTGAGCATCTCGACAGCGGGAGACTGA
- a CDS encoding LysR family transcriptional regulator: MHDRDIDLRQLRCLVAIVDEGTFTDAAIALGVSQAAVSRTLASLERALGVRLLRRTSREVIPTATGLRVVERARRVLADVSGLVREATSGHTRLRVGYAWSAVGRHTVAFQRRWSAAHGETDLHLVRVNSPSAGLAEGACDLAVVRRPLDDRRFDTAIVGLERRLCALAADDRFARRRSLRLAELTDRTLLVDRRTGTATPELWPPGARPAVEETHDVDDWLTEIVAGRGIGVTAESTANQYPRPGIVYRPLRDAEPVAVRLAWWREDPPPALQAVLELLTELYRTA, from the coding sequence ATGCACGACCGCGACATCGACCTGCGCCAGTTGCGCTGCCTCGTGGCGATCGTCGACGAGGGCACCTTCACGGACGCGGCGATCGCGCTCGGCGTCTCCCAGGCCGCGGTCTCCCGCACCCTCGCCTCCCTGGAGCGGGCCCTGGGCGTTCGGCTGCTGCGCCGTACCTCCCGCGAGGTGATCCCGACCGCGACCGGACTGCGCGTGGTCGAGCGGGCCCGCCGGGTGCTCGCGGACGTCTCCGGCCTGGTTCGGGAGGCGACCTCGGGGCACACCCGGCTGCGCGTCGGCTACGCCTGGTCGGCCGTGGGCCGGCACACGGTCGCCTTCCAGCGCCGCTGGAGCGCGGCGCACGGGGAGACCGACCTGCACCTCGTGCGCGTCAACTCGCCCTCCGCCGGGCTTGCCGAGGGTGCCTGCGATCTCGCCGTCGTGCGCAGACCGCTGGACGACCGGCGGTTCGACACCGCCATCGTCGGCCTGGAGCGCCGGCTGTGCGCGCTCGCCGCCGACGACCGGTTCGCCCGGCGTCGTTCGCTGCGGCTCGCCGAACTGACCGACCGCACCCTGCTCGTGGACCGCCGTACCGGCACGGCCACTCCCGAGCTGTGGCCGCCGGGCGCCCGTCCGGCCGTCGAGGAGACGCACGACGTCGACGACTGGCTCACCGAGATCGTCGCGGGGCGCGGCATCGGCGTCACCGCGGAGTCGACCGCGAACCAGTACCCCCGGCCCGGCATCGTCTACCGGCCGCTGCGCGACGCCGAACCGGTCGCCGTACGGCTCGCCTGGTGGCGCGAGGACCCGCCCCCGGCCCTCCAGGCCGTCCTCGAACTGCTCACCGAGCTGTATCGCACGGCCTGA
- a CDS encoding DUF2690 domain-containing protein: MRHPQASTTPDDPRVTGLRELRDRTGLSLAALAARTPYSKSAWHRYLSGGTPPPRPAVEALCRLAGADPDTVLAAWDTAGAPPAVPASPPGKSARRRTGWRAWRLRPAAAPRTPSGPPPQTPPRVPAQAQSPVSPPVSPARPSRVSSRLPSWLPSWHPSWLPLSALAVFGAATAVAAAVTLAARPGTAPTAQPLPTAPRCHGRSCQGELPDASMCDRDARTTSTVTDPAYTVRLRYSAACGTAWSQVRLRSARAREVSVRSGQNVLSAGYPADDSAGDSSPMLPVSSPRGVEACAEVGGELACTGRDVEPDEEG; this comes from the coding sequence ATGCGGCACCCCCAAGCATCGACCACGCCGGACGACCCACGAGTGACGGGACTGCGCGAGCTGAGGGACCGTACGGGGCTGAGCCTCGCGGCACTGGCCGCGCGCACCCCGTACAGCAAGTCCGCGTGGCACCGCTATCTGTCCGGCGGCACACCGCCGCCCCGGCCCGCCGTGGAGGCGCTCTGCCGGCTCGCCGGCGCCGACCCCGACACCGTACTGGCCGCGTGGGACACCGCCGGGGCACCGCCGGCGGTCCCTGCGAGTCCGCCCGGGAAGTCCGCCAGGCGACGGACGGGATGGCGTGCGTGGCGATTGCGGCCGGCGGCTGCGCCCCGGACGCCGTCGGGGCCGCCGCCGCAGACTCCGCCCCGGGTTCCGGCGCAGGCTCAGTCGCCGGTTTCGCCGCCGGTTTCGCCGGCACGTCCCTCACGTGTTTCGTCCCGCCTTCCCTCGTGGCTCCCCTCGTGGCACCCCTCCTGGCTTCCGCTGTCCGCGCTCGCGGTGTTCGGTGCGGCCACGGCGGTGGCCGCCGCCGTCACGCTGGCCGCGCGCCCGGGTACGGCGCCCACCGCGCAGCCCCTGCCGACGGCGCCCCGCTGTCACGGCCGCTCGTGCCAGGGCGAGCTGCCCGACGCGTCGATGTGCGACCGGGACGCGCGGACCACGAGCACGGTCACCGATCCCGCCTACACGGTCCGGCTGCGCTACTCGGCGGCCTGCGGCACCGCCTGGTCCCAGGTGCGGCTGCGCTCGGCACGGGCCCGGGAGGTGTCGGTGCGCTCGGGCCAGAACGTGCTCTCGGCCGGCTATCCGGCCGACGATTCTGCCGGGGACAGCAGTCCGATGCTCCCGGTCTCCTCGCCCCGGGGTGTGGAGGCGTGCGCAGAGGTGGGCGGGGAGCTTGCGTGCACGGGCCGGGACGTGGAGCCGGACGAGGAGGGGTGA
- a CDS encoding SH3 domain-containing protein has translation MIRRTLKSGLLATVAVLALLPAAAGAAPASAVAPYPVPGAIAQHHVRHTYPAPYRLHHRGHAGHWTSYRLVRRATGRVTTRHVRLNVRSGPGTGYRVIGHRHAGRLVGLTCKTRGSWVAGNRIWYRLAHHGGYVSARYVRADRVLPWC, from the coding sequence ATGATCCGACGGACCCTCAAGAGCGGACTGCTGGCCACGGTCGCGGTGCTCGCGTTGTTGCCCGCGGCGGCCGGGGCCGCCCCCGCGAGCGCCGTGGCCCCCTATCCGGTGCCCGGCGCCATCGCCCAGCACCACGTGCGCCACACCTACCCCGCCCCCTACCGCCTCCACCACCGCGGGCACGCGGGGCACTGGACGTCGTACCGTCTCGTCCGGCGTGCCACCGGCCGTGTCACCACCCGTCACGTCCGCCTCAACGTCCGCTCCGGTCCGGGCACCGGCTACCGGGTGATCGGCCACCGGCACGCGGGCCGGCTCGTGGGACTCACCTGCAAGACGCGCGGCTCGTGGGTGGCCGGGAACCGCATCTGGTACCGCCTCGCGCACCACGGGGGCTACGTCTCGGCCCGCTACGTCCGCGCCGACCGCGTCCTGCCCTGGTGCTGA
- a CDS encoding putative quinol monooxygenase — protein sequence MAFAAVAQYQCAPADAGTVRDALRKMRELVQSEPANLAYEAHEVVDRPGTFLLYERYTDRAGFEAHKETPHFAELIRGTVFPLLKERTITFAETV from the coding sequence ATGGCCTTCGCCGCCGTCGCCCAGTACCAGTGCGCGCCCGCCGACGCCGGCACCGTGCGCGACGCGCTCCGCAAGATGCGCGAACTGGTCCAGTCCGAGCCCGCCAACCTCGCCTACGAGGCACACGAAGTGGTCGACCGGCCGGGGACGTTCCTGCTGTACGAGCGATACACCGACCGCGCCGGCTTCGAGGCGCACAAGGAGACGCCCCACTTCGCGGAGCTGATCCGGGGCACGGTGTTCCCGTTGCTGAAGGAGCGGACCATCACCTTCGCCGAGACGGTCTGA
- a CDS encoding MarR family winged helix-turn-helix transcriptional regulator, producing MPTESLPGLPDASPEVVDIERALTRITYLSARARQHERLMGLAGVPLDRAAVALLRQIADCEPLRPGELAQRLGVEASHVTRTVQQLHKAGYASRVPDPDDRRAQRIQLTDAGREAVGRIREAGARGMQLALAEWRPEELRQLAGLFHRMVDDFLAYTIEEDSGREADDASLTAG from the coding sequence ATGCCCACGGAATCGCTGCCCGGCCTGCCCGATGCCTCCCCGGAGGTCGTCGACATCGAGCGCGCCCTGACGCGTATCACCTACCTCAGTGCACGGGCCCGGCAGCACGAGCGGCTGATGGGGCTGGCCGGTGTGCCGCTGGACCGGGCGGCGGTGGCACTGCTGCGGCAGATCGCAGACTGCGAACCGCTGCGGCCGGGGGAGCTGGCGCAGCGCCTGGGCGTGGAGGCCTCCCATGTGACGCGGACCGTGCAGCAGCTGCACAAAGCGGGCTATGCCAGCCGCGTCCCGGACCCCGACGACCGGCGGGCCCAGCGGATCCAGCTCACCGACGCCGGGCGGGAGGCCGTCGGCCGGATCAGGGAGGCCGGGGCCCGGGGGATGCAGCTCGCCCTCGCCGAGTGGCGGCCCGAGGAGCTGCGGCAGCTGGCCGGCCTCTTCCACCGCATGGTCGACGACTTCCTCGCGTACACGATCGAGGAGGACTCCGGCCGGGAGGCGGACGACGCCTCGCTCACGGCGGGCTGA
- a CDS encoding peroxiredoxin, whose translation MTERIQVGDKVEDFALPDETGATRRLTELLADGPVVLFFYPAAMTPGCTAEACHFRDLAAEFAAVGARPVGISGDTVDKQQEFAGRHGLGMPLLSDTDGTVRERFGVKRGFSVAPTKRVTYVIAQDRTVLEIVRSELRMNTHADRALAALRTHKG comes from the coding sequence GTGACGGAACGCATCCAGGTCGGGGACAAGGTCGAGGACTTCGCCCTGCCCGACGAGACCGGCGCCACCCGCCGGCTCACCGAGCTGCTGGCCGACGGGCCGGTGGTCCTTTTCTTCTATCCCGCCGCCATGACCCCCGGCTGCACCGCCGAGGCCTGCCACTTCCGCGACCTCGCCGCCGAATTCGCCGCCGTCGGCGCCCGGCCCGTCGGCATCAGCGGCGACACCGTGGACAAGCAGCAGGAGTTCGCCGGCCGGCACGGCCTCGGCATGCCCCTGCTCTCCGACACCGACGGCACGGTGCGCGAGCGGTTCGGCGTCAAGCGCGGTTTCTCCGTCGCCCCCACCAAACGCGTGACCTATGTCATCGCCCAGGACCGCACGGTGCTGGAGATCGTCCGCAGTGAACTGCGCATGAACACCCACGCGGACCGGGCCCTCGCCGCCCTGCGCACACACAAGGGCTGA